The following coding sequences lie in one Arachis ipaensis cultivar K30076 chromosome B05, Araip1.1, whole genome shotgun sequence genomic window:
- the LOC107641930 gene encoding ubiquinone biosynthesis protein COQ9, mitochondrial-like, producing MLVDEIWHAAGDNAYDIDWYAKRTVLAGIYSTTEIYMLTDTSPDFHDTWAFLDARVKDAFDLKKTIQEVILILSVEFWNLLILT from the exons ATGCTGGTGGATGAGATTTGGCATGCTGCAGGTGACAATGCTTATGATATTGATTGGTATGCCAAGCGCACTGTCCTGGCAGGAATATACTCAACAACCGAGATTTATATGCTGACAGATACATCTCCTG ACTTCCATGATACATGGGCCTTCTTGGATGCTCGAGTGAAAGATGCTTTTGATCTAAAGAAAACCATTCAAGAGGTAATTCTGATTCTGTCTGTCGAGTTTTGGAACCTTCTCATATTAACATGA